A region from the Nostoc sp. HK-01 genome encodes:
- a CDS encoding extracellular solute-binding protein family 3, with amino-acid sequence MRFLLILLTMFSVCCSMSSAQAGSTIKRVKAHNVVRCGSVERMGLASEVKPGVWSGLNVDVCRAIAAAVLGSPDRIEYHQYETDKDFDAVRKQQDDVYFLTGSEINAQKLAGSIVPGPTVFLESEAVMVASTSAAQHVSDLSRNSICFMIGSSVERSLTAYFETLHKNWLRRAFSEDGEMIDTYNVQNCHAIAGEVTTLANIRLDSGVNRLSSRILPEFLSTFPIIAATGTQDAQWSAIVAWTVTTLINADRPETQWYAGGVGAMPIFAPELGLDQQWQKRTIASMGNYSKIFERNLGKGSVLKLDQRLNANYFHGGLLLSPFLE; translated from the coding sequence ATGCGCTTTTTGTTGATATTACTGACAATGTTCAGTGTTTGTTGCTCAATGTCCTCTGCTCAGGCGGGTTCTACCATTAAACGTGTCAAGGCGCACAATGTGGTTCGTTGTGGTAGCGTTGAGCGTATGGGTTTAGCGAGTGAAGTCAAGCCTGGTGTGTGGAGTGGACTGAACGTTGATGTTTGTCGGGCGATCGCCGCCGCAGTTCTCGGCTCTCCTGACCGGATTGAATATCATCAGTATGAAACAGATAAAGACTTTGATGCTGTACGTAAGCAGCAGGATGATGTGTATTTTCTCACAGGCTCAGAAATTAACGCCCAGAAACTAGCTGGCTCTATAGTACCTGGCCCGACGGTCTTTCTGGAATCAGAGGCCGTAATGGTGGCATCAACTTCAGCCGCACAACATGTCAGCGACCTTTCGAGAAACAGTATTTGTTTTATGATTGGCAGTTCCGTTGAACGCAGCCTGACAGCTTACTTTGAGACACTGCACAAAAATTGGTTGCGTCGGGCGTTTTCGGAAGATGGCGAAATGATTGATACATACAACGTGCAGAATTGTCATGCGATCGCAGGTGAAGTGACAACCCTGGCCAATATTCGCCTCGATTCCGGGGTGAACCGATTGTCTAGCCGCATCCTGCCAGAGTTTCTCAGCACCTTTCCAATCATAGCTGCCACTGGAACCCAAGACGCACAATGGTCAGCGATCGTGGCGTGGACAGTGACTACTTTAATCAATGCAGATAGACCGGAAACTCAATGGTATGCAGGTGGAGTCGGAGCAATGCCGATTTTTGCACCAGAACTAGGTCTTGATCAACAATGGCAGAAACGCACTATTGCATCTATGGGCAACTATAGCAAAATCTTTGAACGTAATCTTGGTAAAGGTTCTGTACTCAAACTCGACCAGAGATTAAATGCCAACTATTTTCATGGAGGACTTCTTCTCAGTCCTTTCCTAGAGTAA
- a CDS encoding RpoD family RNA polymerase sigma factor, with protein MKYLSHQSIDVSDQNRKSLSNTDLVRTYLHEIGRIPLLDHEQEINFGKQVQQMMSLLTAKEQLAIQLNRQPTQLEFAEYVKLSEAELVQQLQQGYQAKKTMIRANLRLVVSIAKKYQRRNLDFLDLIQEGSLGLERGVEKFDPTRGYKFSTYAYWWIRQAITRAIAEQGRTIRLPIHLTEKLNKIKRTQRELAQKLGHTPSTTEIAAELSIDPKEIRDYLLLARQPLSLELRVGPERDTELHDMLEDDGLSPESYADQSFLQQNIHDLLSKLTLQQREILTLRFGLTNENTLSLSEIGQRMGISRERVRQLELQALMTLRRHKDKISGYLAS; from the coding sequence ATGAAATATCTATCTCATCAATCTATCGACGTAAGCGATCAAAATCGCAAATCTTTATCTAATACGGATTTGGTACGTACTTATCTCCATGAAATTGGGCGCATCCCCTTATTAGATCATGAGCAAGAAATAAATTTTGGTAAGCAAGTACAACAAATGATGAGTTTACTTACTGCCAAAGAACAATTAGCTATTCAATTAAATCGTCAACCAACACAACTAGAATTTGCTGAATATGTCAAGCTGAGTGAAGCAGAATTAGTGCAACAACTACAGCAAGGATATCAAGCCAAAAAAACGATGATTAGGGCTAATCTGCGACTTGTAGTGTCTATTGCCAAGAAATATCAAAGACGTAATTTAGATTTTCTGGACTTAATTCAAGAAGGAAGTTTAGGTTTAGAAAGAGGAGTGGAGAAGTTTGACCCTACTAGGGGTTACAAATTTTCTACTTATGCTTATTGGTGGATTCGTCAGGCAATTACAAGAGCGATCGCCGAACAAGGACGGACTATCCGCTTACCTATTCATCTTACAGAAAAACTGAACAAAATTAAGCGCACTCAACGTGAACTAGCGCAAAAATTAGGTCATACTCCTTCCACAACAGAGATTGCCGCAGAACTATCTATAGACCCTAAAGAAATTCGGGATTATTTACTCTTAGCGCGGCAGCCTTTATCTTTAGAATTACGAGTTGGCCCAGAAAGAGATACGGAATTACATGATATGTTGGAAGATGATGGGCTGTCTCCAGAATCTTATGCTGACCAAAGTTTTTTACAACAGAATATTCACGATTTATTATCAAAATTAACTCTCCAGCAGCGAGAAATATTAACATTAAGATTTGGTTTAACAAACGAAAATACACTGTCTTTGTCTGAAATTGGTCAACGTATGGGTATTAGCCGAGAACGAGTGCGACAGTTAGAACTGCAAGCCTTAATGACCCTACGACGACACAAAGATAAAATCAGTGGCTATTTAGCCAGTTAA
- a CDS encoding cation diffusion facilitator family transporter has translation MTYDNRKTVRKVLIITLLLNLFVMGLKAVVGYWTGSLSLLADALHSVTDSANNVLGLFASKFSSPHPDREHPYGHQKFEAVGALGIAAFLGIACFEILQGAIERIIKGGDLVRISPPELWLLLIVLGVNIFVAFYERKVGHQVGSPILIADAMHTMSDVWVTISVIGGLIGVWLGYQWLDIVLAFPVALLVFWSGWSVLKANLPWLVDQMAIAPEAIHEIATSVPGVLNCHDIASRGILGRQVFIEMHLIVDAPDVKTAHRITENVERLLEERFHPVRILIHVEPPEYRSEQISFN, from the coding sequence ATGACTTACGATAATCGGAAGACGGTAAGAAAAGTTTTAATTATTACCCTACTGCTCAATCTGTTTGTTATGGGATTAAAAGCGGTTGTGGGTTATTGGACTGGTTCTTTAAGCCTGTTAGCGGATGCTTTGCATAGTGTGACAGATAGTGCCAATAATGTTTTAGGATTATTTGCTAGTAAGTTTTCTTCGCCACATCCTGACCGTGAACATCCTTACGGACACCAAAAATTTGAAGCAGTGGGAGCTTTAGGAATTGCGGCTTTTTTAGGTATAGCTTGCTTTGAAATTCTTCAAGGAGCAATAGAGCGCATTATTAAAGGTGGTGATCTAGTACGTATTTCACCGCCAGAGTTGTGGTTATTACTAATAGTTTTGGGGGTAAATATTTTTGTAGCGTTTTACGAACGGAAAGTAGGTCATCAAGTAGGTAGCCCAATTTTAATTGCTGATGCTATGCACACAATGAGCGATGTTTGGGTGACAATTTCGGTGATTGGCGGTTTGATAGGAGTTTGGCTTGGTTATCAATGGCTAGATATAGTGTTGGCTTTTCCTGTGGCTTTGTTAGTATTTTGGAGTGGCTGGTCAGTGTTAAAAGCTAATTTACCTTGGCTGGTGGATCAAATGGCGATCGCACCAGAAGCAATCCATGAAATCGCTACTTCTGTACCGGGAGTACTGAACTGTCATGACATTGCTTCTAGAGGTATTTTGGGTAGGCAAGTTTTTATTGAAATGCACTTAATTGTAGATGCACCAGATGTCAAAACTGCACACCGCATTACGGAAAATGTGGAAAGGCTATTGGAAGAACGCTTTCATCCTGTGAGAATTCTTATTCACGTTGAGCCGCCAGAATATCGATCTGAGCAAATTAGTTTTAATTAG
- a CDS encoding response regulator receiver protein, which yields MEAPLPLAGLNVLVVDDDDDSRFYVTTVLESDGANVVAVASAAAALEALIKLQPEVLVCDIAMPEEDGYTLIRKVRSLKPDQGGQIPAIALTAYGDTEDRVRALEAGFQTHVAKPVDPNELVEIVASSVTNGKNY from the coding sequence ATGGAAGCTCCTCTACCTCTTGCTGGCTTAAATGTTTTGGTAGTTGATGATGATGATGATAGTCGCTTTTACGTCACTACCGTTTTAGAATCAGATGGAGCCAATGTTGTTGCAGTAGCATCAGCCGCAGCTGCACTAGAAGCGCTGATTAAGCTACAGCCAGAAGTTTTGGTATGTGATATTGCAATGCCAGAGGAAGATGGGTACACTCTCATCCGCAAAGTGCGATCGCTCAAACCAGACCAAGGTGGACAAATCCCCGCAATTGCTTTAACCGCCTACGGTGATACAGAAGATCGTGTCCGCGCCTTAGAAGCCGGTTTTCAAACTCATGTTGCTAAACCAGTTGATCCAAATGAACTAGTAGAAATTGTCGCCAGTTCAGTGACTAACGGTAAAAATTATTAG
- a CDS encoding two-component hybrid sensor and regulator — protein sequence MVQPLTVLIIDDSPEDREVYRRYLLQDQEYSYTILESESGEEALELYRQFQTDCILLDFLLPDMDGLEFLAELPKLAKKFIPAVVMLTGYGNEAIAVQAMKSGVHDYLVKGQTTAGRLHSTIHSAIVQVKLRQELQQSEARLRESQQFIERIAETTPGILYVYDLLERRNLYLNSQVNKLLGYSPPQIQDLGQEFLLRLMYPEDLPLFFLHLQKIATVKDNEIVEFEYRMRHADGQWRWFYSRDTVFIRNDDGSPRQIVGTAYDITNRKQTEAQLSLSNERFQLAAAAVNCLIYDWNIPENTVERTEGLTRILGYSPQEAEPTQEWWMEKIHPEDRKLLQSSFEKMSVDNDYYAVEYRVRHKNNQYRYVLDQGVITRDQNGQPLRAVGSTTDISDRKYQEAALRESEAKFRRIVESNIVGIYFGDFSGQIYEANDAFLEMLGYTRAEFTAENLRWDTLTPAEYQSLDQQKVQELQTSGVCTPFEKEYFRKDGSCVPILLGIARIDGTDKPGYSVCFVLDITQRKLVEIQRQQLLQLEQTARAEAEAANRAKDEFVAMVSHDLRSPLNAILGWAQLLRTKEFDKERVNRALETIERNALSQAKLLEDLLNMSQILRGKLHLELKTVDLGAIVREAIQTAYPTANTKNIHLESVIDQPIPAITGDGDRLLQVLGNLLSNAIKFTPDNGRIDVKLFRHEYHAEITVTDTGIGISPEFLPFVFERYRQDYRIPKQGGLGLGLAIAHYLIELHGGTIQALSLGEGQGSTFSIKLPWQ from the coding sequence ATGGTGCAACCGCTGACCGTTTTAATCATCGACGATTCCCCCGAAGACCGTGAGGTTTATCGTCGTTATCTGCTGCAAGACCAGGAATATAGTTACACCATTCTCGAATCAGAATCGGGGGAGGAAGCCCTAGAACTATATCGGCAATTTCAGACAGATTGTATTTTATTAGATTTTTTATTGCCAGATATGGATGGGCTAGAGTTTCTAGCAGAATTGCCAAAACTCGCAAAAAAATTCATACCAGCCGTGGTGATGTTGACTGGGTATGGTAACGAAGCTATTGCTGTTCAAGCGATGAAAAGTGGTGTTCATGATTATTTAGTCAAAGGACAGACAACAGCAGGACGTTTGCATTCAACTATCCACTCAGCAATAGTGCAAGTAAAGTTGCGTCAAGAACTACAACAAAGTGAAGCACGTTTGCGCGAGAGTCAGCAGTTCATTGAACGCATAGCTGAAACTACACCAGGAATTTTGTATGTTTATGATTTGCTAGAACGGCGCAATCTTTATTTAAATAGTCAGGTTAATAAACTGCTTGGTTACAGTCCTCCACAAATTCAAGACTTGGGTCAGGAATTCTTGCTAAGGTTAATGTATCCAGAAGATTTACCTTTGTTCTTTCTCCATCTGCAAAAAATTGCCACGGTGAAAGATAACGAAATTGTAGAATTTGAATACCGGATGCGCCATGCGGATGGTCAATGGCGTTGGTTTTACAGTCGAGATACTGTATTTATCAGAAATGATGATGGTTCACCACGGCAAATTGTTGGGACAGCTTATGATATTACTAACCGCAAACAAACGGAAGCACAGCTAAGTTTAAGTAATGAGCGTTTTCAACTAGCTGCGGCGGCGGTTAATTGTCTCATCTATGACTGGAATATTCCAGAAAATACAGTTGAGAGGACAGAAGGTTTAACTCGCATCTTAGGTTACTCTCCACAAGAAGCAGAACCAACTCAAGAATGGTGGATGGAAAAAATACATCCTGAAGATAGGAAGTTATTGCAGAGTTCTTTCGAGAAGATGTCTGTGGATAATGACTATTATGCTGTAGAGTATAGAGTCCGCCATAAAAATAACCAGTATCGGTATGTGTTGGATCAGGGAGTGATTACACGAGATCAAAATGGACAGCCATTACGGGCGGTTGGGAGTACAACCGATATTAGCGATCGCAAATATCAAGAAGCTGCTCTGCGCGAAAGTGAAGCGAAGTTCCGCAGAATCGTAGAATCTAATATTGTTGGCATTTATTTCGGTGATTTTAGCGGTCAGATATATGAAGCCAATGATGCTTTTTTAGAGATGTTAGGTTACACTCGTGCAGAATTCACAGCCGAAAATCTGCGTTGGGATACTTTAACACCAGCAGAATATCAATCCCTCGATCAGCAAAAAGTTCAAGAATTGCAAACTTCGGGAGTTTGTACGCCTTTTGAAAAGGAATATTTTCGCAAAGATGGTTCATGTGTGCCAATTCTTTTAGGAATTGCTCGCATTGATGGTACAGATAAGCCAGGTTATAGTGTCTGCTTTGTGCTAGATATTACCCAACGCAAACTTGTAGAAATACAACGTCAACAGCTATTGCAATTGGAACAAACTGCACGGGCGGAAGCAGAAGCTGCTAACCGCGCTAAAGATGAGTTCGTAGCAATGGTATCACACGATTTGCGATCGCCTTTAAATGCAATTTTGGGTTGGGCGCAATTACTGCGGACTAAGGAATTTGACAAAGAACGTGTCAACCGTGCGCTAGAAACAATTGAGCGCAATGCTCTATCTCAGGCAAAACTTTTAGAAGATTTGCTGAATATGTCTCAGATTTTGCGCGGAAAGTTACACCTAGAGTTGAAAACAGTAGATTTAGGCGCGATTGTCCGCGAAGCCATTCAGACTGCTTACCCAACCGCCAATACAAAAAATATTCATCTGGAATCTGTGATTGATCAGCCCATACCTGCAATAACTGGTGATGGCGATCGCCTACTGCAAGTTTTGGGCAATTTACTCTCTAATGCCATTAAATTTACCCCAGACAACGGACGAATAGACGTGAAACTATTTCGTCATGAATATCATGCTGAAATCACTGTCACCGATACAGGTATTGGTATTAGTCCAGAATTCTTACCATTTGTATTTGAACGCTACCGCCAAGATTATCGTATTCCCAAACAAGGAGGTTTAGGTTTGGGTTTAGCGATCGCTCACTATTTAATAGAACTTCATGGTGGCACAATTCAAGCTCTCAGCCTTGGGGAAGGACAAGGTTCTACCTTCAGTATCAAGTTACCTTGGCAATAA
- a CDS encoding radical SAM domain-containing protein produces MSATPSISQVNSPAPKTLELPPLLGASVSELTAWVQQQGQPAYRGKQLHDWIYHQQVRSLADISVFPKQWRSEIADIPIGRSSIHLRKVAPDGTVKFLLQLADGQIIETVGIPADKRLTVCVSTQVGCAMACDFCATGKGGYKRNLGRHEIIDQVLTVQEDFEERVSNVVFMGLGEPLLNVDNVLGAITSLNQDVGIGQRMLTVSTVGIRDRIRQFAQNNLQVTLAVSLHAPNQALREKLIPSARFYPFEDLLAECREYVAITGRRVTFEYVLLAGVNDLPQHALELSQRLRGFQNHVNLIPYNPIQEVDYQRPSRDRIQAFVNVLQQQNTAVSVRYSRGLEADAACGQLRMNKK; encoded by the coding sequence ATGTCTGCTACGCCATCAATTTCTCAAGTTAACTCACCCGCCCCTAAAACATTAGAACTTCCCCCCCTACTCGGTGCTTCGGTTAGCGAGTTAACTGCTTGGGTACAGCAGCAGGGACAACCAGCTTACCGAGGTAAACAATTACATGACTGGATTTATCATCAGCAAGTGCGATCGCTTGCTGATATTTCTGTGTTTCCTAAACAATGGCGCTCAGAAATTGCAGATATCCCCATCGGGCGTTCCAGCATCCACCTCCGCAAAGTTGCACCAGATGGTACAGTCAAATTTCTGCTGCAATTAGCTGATGGGCAAATTATCGAAACTGTGGGTATTCCCGCCGATAAGCGGTTAACTGTATGTGTTTCTACCCAGGTGGGTTGTGCAATGGCTTGCGATTTCTGCGCCACTGGTAAAGGTGGCTATAAACGCAACCTCGGCCGTCATGAAATCATTGATCAGGTGTTAACGGTACAAGAAGACTTTGAGGAACGAGTTAGCAATGTGGTGTTTATGGGATTGGGTGAACCATTGCTAAATGTTGATAATGTCTTAGGCGCAATTACATCTTTAAATCAAGATGTGGGAATTGGACAGCGGATGCTAACTGTTTCTACAGTCGGAATTCGCGATCGCATTCGTCAATTTGCCCAAAATAATTTGCAAGTTACCCTAGCGGTGAGTCTCCACGCCCCTAACCAAGCACTCCGCGAAAAACTTATCCCTAGCGCCCGCTTTTATCCTTTCGAAGATTTACTGGCTGAATGTCGGGAATATGTAGCCATTACAGGCCGCCGTGTCACTTTTGAATATGTCTTGCTGGCTGGTGTGAACGATTTACCACAACACGCTTTGGAATTATCACAACGTCTGCGAGGATTCCAGAACCATGTCAACTTGATTCCCTATAACCCAATTCAAGAAGTTGATTATCAACGCCCTAGCCGCGATCGCATTCAAGCTTTTGTCAATGTTCTCCAACAACAAAACACTGCTGTTAGTGTTCGCTATTCTCGTGGTTTAGAAGCTGATGCAGCTTGTGGACAACTGAGAATGAATAAAAAGTAA
- a CDS encoding phospho-2-dehydro-3-deoxyheptonate aldolase, whose translation MIVVLKNGTPTDEITRISEGLRDSWGVTVEKSVGEHKVILGMIGDTSTLDRMQIQEFSPWIEQVLRVEKPFKRVSREFRYGEASEVVVPTPNGDVYIGEQHPIVVVAGPCSVENEEMIVETAKRVKAAGAKFLRGGAYKPRTSPYAFQGYGESALDLLAAAREATGLGIITELMDAADLPALSKVADVIQIGARNMQNFALLKKVGAQDKPVLLKRGMSATIDEWLMAAEYILAAGNPNVILCERGIRTFDSKYARNTLDLSVIPVLRSLTHLPIMIDPSHGTGKSEYVPSMAFAAIAAGTDALMIEVHPNPARALSDGPQSLTPDGFDRLAHEMSVIGKVVGRWPVPALLATV comes from the coding sequence ATGATTGTAGTCCTAAAAAACGGTACACCCACTGACGAAATTACTCGCATTAGCGAAGGTTTGAGAGACAGTTGGGGAGTCACAGTTGAAAAAAGTGTCGGCGAACATAAAGTCATCTTGGGGATGATTGGCGATACTTCTACTCTTGATCGGATGCAAATCCAAGAGTTTAGCCCTTGGATTGAGCAAGTATTGCGTGTGGAAAAACCTTTTAAGCGGGTAAGTCGAGAATTCCGCTATGGAGAAGCCAGCGAAGTTGTTGTACCCACGCCTAACGGTGATGTCTATATTGGTGAGCAACATCCAATAGTAGTGGTAGCTGGGCCTTGTTCTGTTGAGAATGAGGAGATGATTGTTGAAACAGCAAAGCGGGTAAAGGCTGCTGGAGCCAAGTTTTTGCGGGGTGGAGCTTACAAACCCCGTACTTCACCTTATGCTTTCCAAGGATATGGAGAGAGTGCTTTAGATTTGTTGGCAGCAGCGCGGGAAGCAACAGGTTTAGGCATCATTACAGAACTTATGGATGCTGCTGATTTACCAGCATTATCAAAAGTGGCTGATGTTATCCAAATAGGTGCGCGAAATATGCAAAACTTCGCGTTGCTCAAAAAAGTAGGCGCACAAGATAAACCTGTTCTACTCAAGCGGGGAATGTCCGCCACAATTGATGAGTGGTTGATGGCAGCAGAATATATCCTCGCAGCGGGAAATCCGAATGTAATTCTTTGTGAACGAGGTATTAGAACCTTTGATAGTAAATATGCTCGCAACACTTTGGATTTATCCGTAATTCCGGTGTTGCGATCGCTCACTCATTTACCCATCATGATTGATCCAAGTCATGGTACAGGTAAATCTGAATATGTACCTTCTATGGCCTTTGCTGCGATCGCCGCAGGTACTGATGCTTTAATGATTGAAGTTCACCCTAATCCAGCTAGAGCGTTATCTGATGGGCCACAATCTCTAACGCCTGATGGATTTGACCGTTTAGCACATGAAATGTCAGTGATTGGTAAAGTTGTTGGACGTTGGCCTGTACCAGCTTTACTTGCGACTGTTTAA
- the trpD gene encoding anthranilate phosphoribosyltransferase: MVAIIQTPSVPAISTSSDWPGILQQLLKRQSLTVNQATDLMHGWLTDAIPPVLSGAILAAIQTKGISAEELVGMASVLQSQSSSLTPNSQLSTPLIDTCGTGGDGASTFNISTAVAFVAAAAGVKVAKHGNRSASSKAGSADVLEALGINLNASPEKVQAAVSEVGITFLFAPGWHPALKAVADLRKTLKVRTIFNLLGPLVNPLRPTGQIIGVNDPLLIEEIAQALSQLGCRQAIALHGRERLDEAGLADVTDLAVLQAGKVHCLTLNPQELGISHAPTEALRGGDVQENAEILKAVLQGKGTPAQQDVVALNTALALQVGEAIAGTTDILEGCVKGIALAKEVLQSGAAWTKLEQLAEFLH, translated from the coding sequence ATGGTAGCTATAATTCAAACCCCATCTGTTCCAGCCATTTCTACCTCTTCTGATTGGCCAGGTATATTGCAACAGTTGCTTAAACGGCAATCACTTACAGTTAACCAAGCTACAGATTTAATGCACGGTTGGCTAACAGATGCTATTCCCCCAGTTTTATCAGGCGCAATCTTAGCAGCAATTCAAACTAAAGGTATCTCCGCCGAAGAACTAGTAGGCATGGCTAGTGTCTTACAATCTCAATCTTCTTCTCTAACTCCTAACTCCCAACTCTCCACTCCCCTAATTGATACCTGTGGCACTGGTGGAGATGGTGCTTCTACTTTTAACATCTCTACAGCGGTGGCTTTTGTGGCCGCAGCCGCAGGGGTAAAGGTTGCCAAGCATGGTAATCGTTCTGCCTCTAGCAAAGCTGGTTCTGCTGATGTTTTGGAAGCTTTGGGGATAAATCTCAACGCCAGCCCAGAGAAGGTACAAGCGGCAGTTAGTGAAGTGGGTATCACTTTCTTATTTGCTCCTGGTTGGCATCCAGCGCTCAAAGCGGTTGCTGATTTACGTAAAACTCTCAAAGTGCGGACTATTTTTAACTTGCTTGGGCCTTTGGTAAATCCGCTGCGACCAACCGGGCAAATTATTGGTGTGAATGACCCACTGTTAATTGAAGAAATCGCCCAAGCCTTATCCCAACTGGGATGTAGACAAGCGATCGCACTCCACGGCAGAGAAAGATTAGACGAAGCAGGTTTGGCAGATGTGACTGATTTGGCTGTGCTGCAAGCAGGAAAAGTCCACTGTCTGACTCTCAATCCGCAAGAACTTGGTATAAGTCATGCACCGACCGAAGCATTGCGCGGTGGCGATGTCCAAGAAAATGCAGAAATCTTAAAGGCTGTCCTCCAAGGAAAAGGCACTCCAGCACAACAGGATGTAGTCGCTTTAAATACAGCCTTGGCCTTGCAAGTTGGTGAAGCAATTGCAGGCACAACAGACATTTTAGAAGGTTGCGTCAAAGGTATTGCATTAGCTAAAGAAGTTCTGCAAAGTGGCGCTGCTTGGACAAAGTTGGAACAACTTGCTGAATTTTTGCACTAA
- the trpB gene encoding tryptophan synthase beta subunit TrpB: protein MVSTPDIKNTFAQPDSLGRFGKFGGKYVPETLMPALSELEAAIEKYRHDANFQTELQNLLRDYVGRPSPLYFAERLTAHYARPDGTGAQIYLKREDLNHTGAHKINNALAQVLLAKRMGKERIIAETGAGQHGVATATVCARFGLECVIYMGIHDMERQALNVFRMKLMGAEVRPVEAGTGTLKDATSEAIRDWVTNVETTHYILGSVAGPHPYPMLVRDFHAIIGKETRVQAQEKWGGLPDILLACVGGGSNAIGLFHEFVNEPSVRFIGVEAAGEGVNTDKHAATLTLGRVGVLHGAMSYILQDDDGQVIEAHSISAGLDYPGVGPEHSYLKDLGRAEYYSVTDQQALEAFQRLSQLEGIIPALETSHAIAYLETLCPQLDGSPRIVINCSGRGDKDVQTVAKILNH from the coding sequence GTGGTCAGCACTCCAGATATTAAGAATACATTTGCACAACCTGATTCTTTAGGCAGATTTGGCAAGTTTGGCGGTAAGTATGTACCCGAAACTTTAATGCCTGCCTTAAGTGAGTTGGAAGCAGCTATTGAAAAGTATCGTCATGATGCTAACTTCCAAACAGAGTTACAAAATTTACTGCGCGATTATGTAGGAAGACCTAGCCCGTTATATTTCGCGGAACGTTTGACGGCACACTACGCTAGACCTGATGGCACTGGGGCGCAAATATACTTAAAAAGAGAAGATTTAAATCATACAGGCGCTCACAAAATTAATAACGCTTTGGCTCAGGTATTGTTAGCCAAACGCATGGGTAAAGAGCGAATTATTGCTGAGACAGGTGCAGGACAGCATGGTGTAGCAACGGCAACCGTATGTGCGCGGTTTGGCTTGGAATGTGTCATATATATGGGCATCCATGACATGGAACGGCAAGCCCTGAATGTGTTCCGGATGAAGTTGATGGGGGCGGAAGTGCGGCCTGTGGAAGCGGGGACTGGCACTCTCAAAGATGCTACTTCGGAAGCTATTCGAGATTGGGTAACGAATGTTGAAACCACCCATTATATTTTGGGTTCTGTAGCTGGCCCTCATCCTTATCCGATGTTGGTGCGTGATTTTCACGCCATTATTGGGAAAGAAACTCGCGTACAGGCTCAAGAGAAATGGGGCGGACTACCAGATATTCTTTTGGCTTGCGTGGGTGGTGGTTCCAATGCAATCGGATTGTTTCATGAGTTTGTCAATGAACCTTCTGTGCGTTTTATTGGTGTAGAAGCAGCAGGCGAAGGTGTGAATACAGACAAACACGCTGCAACTCTTACATTAGGTAGGGTGGGAGTTCTGCACGGTGCGATGAGCTACATCTTACAAGATGATGATGGTCAAGTTATTGAAGCTCATTCAATTAGTGCTGGATTAGACTATCCCGGAGTTGGGCCTGAGCATAGTTATTTGAAGGATCTTGGTCGTGCTGAATATTACAGTGTGACTGATCAGCAAGCCTTAGAAGCATTCCAACGACTTTCGCAACTAGAAGGAATTATTCCAGCGTTAGAAACTTCTCATGCGATCGCCTATTTAGAAACTCTCTGTCCACAGTTAGATGGCAGCCCCCGCATTGTTATCAACTGCTCTGGTAGAGGTGATAAGGATGTTCAAACTGTCGCTAAAATCCTGAATCATTAA